Part of the Hirundo rustica isolate bHirRus1 chromosome 3, bHirRus1.pri.v3, whole genome shotgun sequence genome, aagaCAATACTCTGCAGCGTTGTGTCTGCGAGACAGTCAGGAATGCAAGAATGTCAGGATGCCACTCAGAACTAGTCCTCCCTTTTGGTAAACACGGGAAGCTGTGGTAtgataattttctttgaaattcctTCAGTGAAGTTCAATTAAACTGGAAACATAGCAGAGATTGTTACTGATAAAATgtagttttattaaattataaattctGTAACAAAAACAGGACAGATCAAGAAAGAtctcaaaaaaccaaactacaAGGACTAGATGGCAAAGCCAATGAAAAAGCCATGGAGAGTGTAAAGGTAAGGATATGCAACACaagttaaaagcatttttacatTTCCATTGAAAGAAGGTAAATGATTGCTCTTGTCTagtaaaaacacattttaactCCAAACTCACATCTATTTTCTCACATTAAATTAAGCATCCTGCTCACACCCAACACCTTGCCTGATTCCACATAGCTTTAGTGTTCTTTTCGTACATCAATCCATGCAAAAAGTAGTAAGACACTTAATGCAACAGTCAGATAATGTAGACAATTCAAGTTGTACAGTAGATATACATTGGCCAAAAAGGGATAGAATATCTTCAAGGGGAAAATGCTACAAAATAAACACGAGacattttcaagaaaactgGGCATTGCTAAACAGTTTTCAAACCATTAACAGGACAACCCAGTTTCCTAGAGTTAAAGTCTTCCAGCTGAGACATGTTAAGAGACTTAAGTTAAAACAGGCCAAATCTGTTTTCTCCCCTTCACCCCACCCTCCCACCAAACACACTGCTAGGTTTGAGTGCAATGCCAATGCGGAcagaaaatttacagaaaattacaactgagtattttttttttccgcgTGGCTCTAAACTTCAGTGACTGTGCACTGTCCATCTGGCCTTCTAGATCTTACGCTTGTGTTTGCcaccccaccccctgcccctggtctatctgctcctgcctggcttgCACCAGCATTCAAGTGTCTCTGCTGACCAGAGGATGGATGTTGCTGAAGGTGGGCAGACGCATCCTCGCTGTCGCTGCTGGCGTCCGATTCGGTCTCCTCGACAGAGGTGTCAGGGGCTGGCACCCTACCAGAAGATGATGATTCGTGGtcttcttctccctctcccccgTGACTCCTTTCAGCCATACTGTCTCCATTTATTTGCAAGTGGGAAAAAGAGTTCTCTAGCGAATTGCTTGCATCAGGTGATGGCGTTGAGGGGCTCACGAGCTGACCATCTAGTGCTGGTAGGGGCCTCACAGAAATGGATGCTAGaggctgcacagctgcagcccctggagtcAGTGTACTGTCTGCACCGTCAGCAGAGCTTTCTCGTGCCAGGTTGACAGTGTTGGTGTCACAGTCCAGCCTCAGCCCAGCCACTCCCTTCTTTGGTATGTCTATTATGTCCCGTTTTATTTTTCTACGACGTCCGTGCTCGTTTCTCCTATACTGAACCATATTTTCAAGGTCTGCTACGTATAAAAAACCAGCAATCAGCATTTCAGTGCTCTTTTTACCCTTGGAGAAGGCATcttccagctctctgctggTACGTTCATCATACTGCCACCAGCCATTTCTACCTTCATAGTACCAGGCATATTCTCCATTGCCTCTGCTTGCTGCTTTGAGTTCCTCAGGTGACAGTAAGGTTGGCTTGTCAAGAAAATCCTCAGGAATCTCCTGCCGGCAGAGTGCACATCGTTTCCCAAGCCAAGAAGCTCCCTTAACACACAGATAGCAGAACACATGTTTACAGGGCAGACTTACTGGATGGACACACGTTTGCAGACAGATGGCACATTCAGGGACTTGCAGAGAAGGTGCTGCATTGGTACATGACTCATTTGTCTTCCTATTTGTGGGAAGCATGTTGATGGAATGATCTATTTCACCACAGCCAGCCATCCTGCAGAGGATCAAAGAAATTTAAATCAGTTTATTATGTCAACTTAAACTAGCACCTCACATCAGATTTCACCTAAACATCCACACAATGAGATGTTTACTTCAAATTAAGGTTACTGTTTCTTGAGGTGACAGACTACATTGAGTACTGGGaagatttcttttgctgatcACCAACCTTTtatctgtttcattttcagcaTGTTAACATACCAAgttagaaaacaaattttggaATTTCTTCTATTCATTCCCTGAAGTAGAATTGATTAATGAACCTTTGGCCAACCAACTACTTCAGTGCCTCCTCAggaaattgaaagaaattatgGTTCTTTCCTCAGGAGGTGATGTGGCTGCAAACTGAACTTAAACAATCTCTCTGCAGACTACAGGTTATCATCTGTTTGATTGAGGGACTGCCTAAACAGTATCTGGAACTAGGTTTACACAACAGAAAATATGCctgacagcagcacacagctgaaGAATTCCGCCCCTCTGTTTCTTCATTTCCACGCATGATGGTACGCCACCCTCAAACTGAGCACAGAACAACCACAACTGGGCTGCAGAAACAACCAGATTTGAAAACTGAGGCAGCCTTTTGAAAATATACCTGGGACTCCTTTTTCTTAAACATCAAGTGAACTCCCTGACACATGTGAGTGCCTCCCTAAAGGAATCACTGCAgaccagcagaagcagcagtgtATTGCAGAAGACACACAGCTCTGACTTGACTGGCTTGTGAAGTCAttgcctttattttctctggCCATATCTTATTGCTGTTACTAAAGATGATTTTGTAACTGTAGGAGAATGGGGAATGCAAAACTGCATCACTTTGGCATCATGTAGGATTTAAGTAGTTGAAAAATTCTACCCTAAATACA contains:
- the RNF146 gene encoding E3 ubiquitin-protein ligase RNF146, whose product is MAGCGEIDHSINMLPTNRKTNESCTNAAPSLQVPECAICLQTCVHPVSLPCKHVFCYLCVKGASWLGKRCALCRQEIPEDFLDKPTLLSPEELKAASRGNGEYAWYYEGRNGWWQYDERTSRELEDAFSKGKKSTEMLIAGFLYVADLENMVQYRRNEHGRRRKIKRDIIDIPKKGVAGLRLDCDTNTVNLARESSADGADSTLTPGAAAVQPLASISVRPLPALDGQLVSPSTPSPDASNSLENSFSHLQINGDSMAERSHGGEGEEDHESSSSGRVPAPDTSVEETESDASSDSEDASAHLQQHPSSGQQRHLNAGASQAGADRPGAGGGVANTSVRSRRPDGQCTVTEV